The proteins below come from a single Caulobacter segnis ATCC 21756 genomic window:
- a CDS encoding MAPEG family protein, translating into MHQSHALVAIVTLLSLLVYVWMILRIPGARRRTGIDAPAMTGDPELERHIRVQANTVEWLVIYLPALWLFAIYWNDLFAAAMGVVWIVGRIIYALGYAADPKKRELGFIIQALATAILVFGALGRAIWVYAVIGA; encoded by the coding sequence ATGCATCAATCCCACGCCTTGGTGGCGATCGTCACCCTGCTGTCCCTGCTGGTCTACGTCTGGATGATCCTGCGCATCCCTGGCGCGCGGCGGCGGACCGGGATCGACGCGCCCGCCATGACCGGCGATCCGGAACTGGAGCGCCACATCCGCGTCCAAGCCAACACCGTCGAATGGCTGGTCATCTACCTGCCGGCGCTCTGGCTGTTCGCCATCTACTGGAACGACCTGTTCGCGGCGGCCATGGGCGTGGTCTGGATCGTCGGCCGGATCATCTACGCCCTGGGCTACGCGGCCGATCCCAAGAAGCGAGAGCTGGGCTTCATCATCCAGGCGCTGGCGACGGCGATCCTTGTGTTCGGCGCCCTGGGACGGGCGATCTGGGTCTACGCGGTGATCGGCGCGTAA
- a CDS encoding KTSC domain-containing protein: protein MHVDSTAIQAIDYSPEHGKLFVTFQDGDEYVYVGVPERVSRAFFRAPSKGRFFQRMIRDRYPYNRV, encoded by the coding sequence ATGCATGTGGACTCAACGGCGATCCAAGCGATCGACTACTCACCCGAGCACGGCAAGCTGTTCGTCACGTTCCAGGACGGCGACGAATATGTCTATGTCGGCGTCCCCGAGCGCGTCAGCCGGGCGTTCTTCCGCGCACCCTCCAAGGGCCGGTTTTTCCAGCGGATGATCCGGGACCGATATCCGTACAACCGGGTGTGA
- a CDS encoding argininosuccinate synthase: MAEKPVKKVVLAYSGGLDTSIILKWLQTEHNAEVVTFTADLGQGEEIEPARAKALAAGVKPENIFIEDVREEFVRDYVFPMFRANTVYEGQYLLGTSIARPLIAKKQIEIARKTGADAVSHGATGKGNDQVRFELGYYGLEPDITVIAPWREWDFKSREALLDFAEKHQIQITKDKRGEAPFSVDANLLHSSSEGKVLEDPAVEAPEFVHMRTIAPEDAPDKPTVITIDFEKGDPVAIDGVALSPAALLTKLNELGRDNGVGRLDLVENRFVGMKSRGVYETPGGTILLAAHRGIESITLDRGAMHLKDELMPKYAELVYNGFWFTPEREMLQAAIDYSQQKVMGRVRVKLYKGNVTVIGRESPYSLYDQDLVTFEEGKVAYDHRDAGGFIKLNALRLRVLAKRDKRG; encoded by the coding sequence ATGGCCGAGAAGCCCGTGAAGAAGGTCGTGCTCGCCTATTCGGGCGGCCTCGACACCTCGATCATCCTCAAGTGGCTCCAGACCGAGCACAACGCCGAGGTCGTGACCTTCACGGCGGACCTGGGCCAGGGCGAAGAGATCGAACCGGCGCGCGCCAAGGCGCTGGCCGCCGGCGTGAAGCCCGAGAACATCTTCATCGAGGACGTGCGCGAGGAGTTCGTGCGCGACTACGTCTTCCCGATGTTCCGCGCCAACACGGTCTATGAGGGCCAGTACCTGCTGGGCACCTCGATCGCCCGCCCGCTGATCGCCAAGAAGCAGATCGAGATCGCCCGCAAGACCGGCGCCGACGCCGTCAGCCACGGCGCGACCGGCAAGGGCAACGACCAGGTCCGCTTCGAGCTCGGCTACTACGGCCTCGAGCCCGACATCACAGTGATCGCCCCCTGGCGCGAGTGGGACTTCAAGTCCCGCGAGGCCCTGCTGGACTTCGCCGAGAAGCACCAGATCCAGATCACCAAGGACAAGCGCGGCGAAGCGCCGTTCAGCGTCGACGCCAACCTGCTGCACTCGAGCTCGGAAGGTAAGGTCCTGGAGGACCCGGCGGTCGAGGCCCCCGAGTTCGTCCACATGCGCACGATCGCGCCGGAGGACGCCCCGGACAAGCCGACCGTCATCACCATCGACTTCGAGAAGGGCGATCCCGTAGCGATCGACGGCGTCGCCCTGTCGCCGGCCGCCCTGCTGACCAAGCTGAATGAGCTGGGCCGCGACAACGGCGTCGGCCGCCTCGACCTGGTCGAGAACCGCTTCGTCGGCATGAAGTCGCGCGGCGTCTACGAGACCCCCGGCGGCACGATCCTGCTGGCCGCCCACCGCGGCATCGAGAGCATCACGCTGGACCGGGGCGCCATGCACCTGAAGGACGAGCTGATGCCGAAGTACGCCGAGCTCGTCTACAACGGCTTCTGGTTCACGCCCGAGCGCGAGATGCTGCAGGCCGCCATCGACTACAGCCAGCAGAAGGTCATGGGCCGTGTCCGCGTGAAGCTCTACAAGGGCAACGTCACGGTCATCGGCCGCGAAAGCCCCTACAGCCTGTACGATCAAGACCTGGTCACCTTCGAGGAAGGCAAGGTCGCCTACGACCACCGCGACGCCGGCGGCTTCATCAAGCTGAACGCCCTGCGCCTGCGGGTCCTGGCCAAGCGCGACAAGCGCGGGTAG